In Eriocheir sinensis breed Jianghai 21 chromosome 64, ASM2467909v1, whole genome shotgun sequence, one DNA window encodes the following:
- the LOC126987358 gene encoding uncharacterized protein LOC126987358 gives MKPKPSRVAAPDHHPQQGRPRLVFRPAPLPQSSAWARGAPTTSEFPPLPGSSAPAAPASPTATPVPRQAPAPAPQPQPTVPPVPAASSPAVDGSTPVLHQILAAVTQLQETLAATISRVAALEQRVSTPLPVRELSSIPAPAPASAPAPCPALPSAGEAMDADSGDSVVPPAGQMQNTPATPPAVVTAAAEGTAEPRHGQTGPSPSPADPPLQWEATLQVLLAQFASLTQQVAELYHRITPLLDRQPPPPDQCLLSDHFALETTIPIQPAPAVSRKRLAVPAARMPRLVAEVGAWYHTVKGSFADAASLYHGLLDTVESFVAAGRAPPRPAKRRLQTYASDPAVSNCQRTLASYQRRWQQDPADRAARDAMVAVARHFTELRQEARSRHWVAFLASVRKTRSLREVWHHVNRVRGRTKRLVSDPDPAGRAQDLMRQWQRASSLGGLPAQHQAELARHRERRMGLVQHHVTLLDDTCVPITHDELLLAVKHGKSTAPGHDGLTYDILNALLVVQGDNPLLDLFNMSFAAGSLPPPWKAALIVPIPKGDGTFRPISLMSCVCKLLERVILNRLLYKLGDRLSPNLHGFMKGRSTSDCFLKCLSNPDVNCRAFVDLKGAFDRANKDVIMGELTLQGVRGRLLSWIRDYLYGRRAQVVFQGATST, from the exons ATGAAGCCTAAACCATCTCGGGTCGCGGCGCCTGACCACCACCCTCAGCAAGGCCGCCCTAGGCTTGTGTTccgccctgctcctctccctcagtcTTCGGCCTGGGCCCGGGGGGCTCCCACAACGTCCGAGTTTCCGCCCCTGCCGGGCTCGTCCGCCCCTGCTGCCCCAGCATCACCCACTGCCACCCCTGTGCCTCGCCAGGCTCCTGCTCCGGCACCCCAGCCACAGCCTACCGTCCCCCCTGTGCCGGCTGCCAGTTCCCCCGCTGTCGATGGGTCGACCCCTGTCCTCCATCAGATCCTCGCTGCAGTCACCCAGCTGCAGGAGACGCTGGCTGCAACGATCTCCAGGGTGGCGGCCTTGGAGCAGCGAGTCTCCACGCCCCTGCCTGTGCGTGAGCTCTCCTCCATCCCGGCCCCTGCTCCAGCTTCAGCCCCGGCCccgtgccctgccctgccgtCTGCTGGTGAGGCCATGGACGCCGATAGTGGGGACAGTGTGGTTCCCCCTGCGGGCCAGATGCAGAACACCCCTGCAACCCCACCGGCTGTGGTGACTGCAGCTGCCGAGGGAACGGCCGAACCTCGCCATGGCCAGACgggtccttcaccttcacctgctgaTCCTCCACTGCAGTGGGAGGCCACACTCCAGGTGCTGCTGGCGCAGTTTGCTTCCCTGACTCAGCAGGTGGCTGAGCTCTATCATCGGATCACCCCACTCCTTGACCGGCAACCACCCCCTCCTGACCA GTGTTTGCTGAGTGACCACTTTGCCCTGGAGACGACCATCCCGATCCAGCCTGCCCCTGCTGTGTCCCGGAAGCGGTTGGCTGTCCCTGCTGCCCGGATGCCGCGCCTCGTTGCCGAAGTCGGGGCGTGGTACCATACTGTGAAGGGATCATTTGCCGACGCCGCCTCGCTGTACCATGGCCTGCTGGACACCGTCGAGAGTTTTGTTGCAGCTGGCAGGGCCCCTCCAAGGCCCGCCAAGCGCCGCCTGCAGACCTACGCCTCGGACCCGGCTGTCTCCAACTGTCAGCGGACCCTTGCCTCGTACCAGCGGCGCTGGCAGCAGGACCCCGCCGATCGGGCTGCCCGCGATGCCATGGTCGCTGTGGCGCGCCACTTCACTGAACTCAGACAAGAGGCCCGGTCACGACACTGGGTCGCCTTCCTTGCCAGCGTGCGCAAGACCCGCTCCCTGCGGGAGGTTTGGCACCATGTcaacagggtgagagggaggaccaAACGGCTGGTGAGTGACCCTGACCCTGCGGGCCGGGCCCAGGACCTGATGCGCCAGTGGCAGAGGGCCTCCTCCCTTGGTGGTctccctgcacaacaccaggccgAACTTGCCCGCCACAGGGAGCGGCGGATGGGGCTCGTTCAGCACCACGTCACACTTCTGGATGACACATGTGTCCCCATTACCCACGATGAACTCCTTCTTGCCGTCAAACATGGCAAGTCGACAGCCCCGGGCCACGACGGGTTGACTTACGACATTCTTAATGCCTTACTCGTTGTGCAAGGTGACAACCCCCTGCTTGACCTGTTCAACATGTCGTTTGCCGCAGGTTCCCTCCCCCCTCCGTGGAAAGCTGCATTGATCGTTCCCATCCCCAAGGGTGATGGCACCTTTCGCCCTATCTCCCTGATGAGCTGTGTGTGTAAACTGTTAGAGCGGGTGATCTTGAACAGACTTCTCTATAAGCTGGGGGACCGGCTCTCCCCAAACTTACATGGGTTTATGAAGGGCCGTTCCACAAGTGACTGTTTTCTTAAGTGCCTTAGTAATCCAGACGTGAATTGTCGCGCTTTTGTGGACTTAAAAGGGGCCTTTGATAGGGCCAACAAGGATGTCATAATGGGGGAACTCACTCTGCAGGGTGTCCGTGGAAGACTCTTAAGCTGGATCAGGGACTATTTGTATGGTAGGAGGGCGCAAGTGGTCTTCCAGGGTGCTACCTCCACGTAG